In Gossypium hirsutum isolate 1008001.06 chromosome D01, Gossypium_hirsutum_v2.1, whole genome shotgun sequence, the genomic window gagagtaatgAAGAACTTCACTTCACGGATTCTTCTTTAATCTTTAAGCCTTAAATCTCTTTACATTTTACTGTTTTACCATCCCACTTTTCTTCCTTAATATTATCGAATCCAACTGGGATTTTGAATTTTTCgcctttttaaagaaaaaaatgagtCGATTAGGGTTTAAATCCATGGTGTATCATGGAGACTTTTTTTTGGGTGAACTGAACACTATCCCTATCACGGACTCGAATTTCCAGTTCCCGAATAACGAGATTCGTATCCACCACATCTCCCCTACCAGCGAACGATGCATTCCTCTTTCGATTCTCCACACGATTTCCTCATTTCCCGTTCGTTGCAAGCTCGAATCCCCTTTTCCCGTAGAACAGCCGCATTTGATTCATCTTCACGCCTCTTGCTTTTACGAATTCAAGGTTTcctctaattttttaaatatatattttttaaaaataatttaattaattagttttgaCTGTGGTTTTTTTTAGACGGCGGTGGTTTTGGTTGGAGATGAAGAGGTGCACTTAGTGGCAATGCCGAGTAAACAGAAGAAGTTTCCTTGTTTTTGGTGCTTTTCGGTTTCTACGGGACTGTACAATTCTTGCTTAGGGATGCTTAACTTGAGGTGTCTCGCGATTGTTTTCGATCTCGATGAAACGTTGATTGTTGCCAACACGATGAAGTCGTTTGAGGATAGGATCGAAGTGCTTAGGGGTTGGATTGCGCGGGAGAGTGATCCGATTCGTCTTTCAGGGATGTCGGCTGAATTGAGAAGGTATATAGATGATCGGTTGCTGTTGAAGCAGTACGCGGAGAGTGATTGTGTTGTTGataatggaaaaatgtttaaAGTTCAGATGGAAGAGGTTCCACCTTTGTCTGATGGCCATGAGAAAGTTGTTCGGCCTGTGATTAGGTTGCAGGACAGAAATATTGTCCTTACTCGTATCAATCCTGAGGTTAGAGAAACAATTATTGACTTGATGTGTTTTTGTTGATTTAGTTGTTTATATATTAGTGGATTTGTGTTCTCCAATGATTGTTCATAGAAACATAATATCGATATGGATTCCATCGGTTGTTTTAGAAGTTAGAACAAAGAAGCTCCATCCCTTTTTGGCATATTTTAcggataaaaataaattgggATTTATGTTGTATCATTTGGAATTTACTGAGCTGATCGTCCTTCCGTGATATAGGCATTTTGATAAGTGCTTAATGTAACACGTGAAACAATGGATGAATATAAGGATTCTGTTTGGAATATGAAGTTGTGTATGCTTTCTCATTTATGAATAGTTTTCTTTGTACAGATTCGGGATACCAGTGTGCTGGTGAGGTTACGACCAGCGTGGGATGAATTGAGAAGCTATTTGACTGCGAAAGGCCGAAAGCGCTTTGAAGTATATGTTTGTACTATGGCTGAAAGAGATTATGCATTAGAGATGTGGAGGCTTCTTGATCCTGGGGCACATCTGATAGGTTCAAAACAACTACTGGACCGAGTTGTTTGTGTCAAATCTGGCAAGTTGATTAACGAGTTTAACTATCTTCTTTTGCACTTGAGTCATGGTGTGCTATcattcaaatgatgaaattttagaaattaattctaattCTTTTTGGAATCTGAGTTTCTGATTCTTAATTTTCTATTAGCATATGTGAAAATTGTCTCTTCAAGCAATGAACCTGTAGTGGTAGTAGGTAGCCTCCCTTTCTTGTTGGTGCTACTACTTTGTTGACTGCTTTAGCAACCATGTAatgtctttttgttttcttaatgaCTATTACAGGTTCCAGGAAATCTTTGCTAAATGTGTTCCGTGATGGCAAATGCCATCCACAGATGGCAATGGTAATTGATGATCGTTCAAAGGTCTGGGAGGATAAGGATCAACCTCGAGTTCATGTAGTTCCCCCATTTGCTCCGTATTATGCTCCTCAGGCGGAGGTACATGCTGTTCCTATTTGTGAGCTAACTTATTAATAATCTGAGATATTGTTTTCCTTTTCTGATTTTTTTCTTGGAAAATCTTTTCCCTCTTTATTAGACAGCAAATGCAGTTCCAGTCCTCTGTGTCGCAAGAAATGTTGCATGCAATGCCAGGGGTTTGTTTTTCAAGTAAGCCATTAATTTTGTGTGGTAGATGGCTATCCATGATTATCATCCTTTGATGTCTGCATTTCTAACTTCTGATGGTATGTTTTATTTAGAGAGTTTGATGACAATGTATTGCGGAAGATGTCTGAAGTTTTTTATGAAGATGAGGTGGTAAATCTGCCTCTTGCCCCTGATGTGAGCAACTATTTGATGTCAGAGGTACTTAAATTGACCATATATGATAATTAGTTATGAGAATCTTTGAATTTCCAATTGCATTTCAAGTATTTACTTGTCACTGATTGCAGGAAGCTAGTTTTGCTTCAAATGGGAACAATGGAGCTCCTATCTGTGAAGGAATGAACGGAGCTGAAGTTGAGCGGAGGATGAATCAGTCTGTAAGTTTGGTAGTTACTTGGTGAATGAATATAAATTTGCCAATTGTCCTTGGTCTGGATACTACTTTTGTTGAATAAATGCTCTAACAACAATTAATAAACTATACACATGATAACGTTGTGTTGCACTTTGCCATCTTTTGGATATGTTCATTCTTTTCAGTTGCTTCTAGTGATGTGTGTTGCcattttgagttttttattatttgaaatgtgttttttcccttaattttcattattataataTCTATAGTTTATTCAGGAGGAGAAGCATGTTTTGGACTCTTCCACTCGTCCAGTTACAAGTAACCCTGAGTTGCGGTCTGAAACCTCTCAGCCTCCTGTTACAGATATTGTTGGTCCTGCATCTTCAGTAGCACCATTGCCTTCTCAGAGTAGGATTTCAGTTTAATGTTATTGTTTTGAGCAGAAGGCATTATTTACTGGGTTGGAGTGTATTTGgccttatttttttacttttaactttATCTTAGAACCTAGTATACTTGGAGCTCCTGGTCTGCTTTCAAATCCTATGATGCTTGGAGCTTCTGTAAGAAGAGATAACAACGGTAGTGAAGGTGATTATGACATGAAGAGAAGAGCCCTTGGCATAAAACAGAGTTTAGACTTAAGGAATCAGAGCTCGATCCAACCTCCACTCCTACCTAAATTTCCGATACagacatcatcatcatcagtagtgCCTCAGGGAGGTTGGTTGGTGGAAGAAGACATCAATGAATCGCATCTAAATGATCGACCATCAGGCACTACACAAGAATCTGATGTAATAAAATCTGATAAATTGCGAGGTTATCAGAATCCGTTTCCTCATACAGCACCTGGTTCTGTTTCCACTGGTTTACCATCGTATGCATCCCAAGTGAAGATTGAAGAGGTTTGATCAAAATTCCTCTAGAATTATCTCATTTAACCTGTGCGCATCCTAAATTTTATCTTGTATGCTTCAGGCACGTACTGGACTTGATACACCGAAGCAGAATGTTCTGCCTACTGCTCATTTATCAGGTTTCTGAAGCTATTATGCTTGTCTTGTGTCATTCAGTTGTTGCATGATATTGATATTCTATTGAAAGGAGGCTTGTGGTCTTGTAAATATGTTACTAGGTAAAATAGTTTGAATAACGAATAATCAGAGCTACTATGCATGGCAGATAAGTTGTGGAGTATATGGAGATAAATATGCTTGTTAAAGTGTAATAGATAAATAATCGTTCAAATGAGAAAAGAAGCTGTCTAGAAAATCAAAAAGCAGGTAGAAGAGTTGAACATGGAATGGAGGAGTTGAATTGGGTCTTTTTGTATTGTTGCATTAAATTAGATGAATTTAGATATTGTGGAAGGACATGATTCCAAGGTTTGTCATGAACAtctattattattgtttggaGTAAAGGCGGTTTTAGATAACTGGGTGGTAACTTCCGTAAATGATTGTTTGAATTCACTTGCAGAGATAGGTGGAACTCAGAATCATCTGCCTTCTATTACTAGAGAATTGCAGTCTGAAGGTGGAAAAATGAATCTTCTACCCTCCCATTTGTCGATAGGTGTTCTACACGAAATTGGACGAAGATGTGGTTCAAAGGTACCTTTACTTTGAGGGTTAGGATCTCATCcattaaatttcctttttatCGTATACGACTTCAATGACCATTCATGAGTACGACtgtcacaatttatttatggGTCCTTTTCTTGTGAATGGTGCTGATGAGCGTAAAGTAGTGTACAAAAAACAATAGAGGGGAGACCAGCTCTTTAGGTGCATGATTATTTATAGTTAAGCTTGATTGCCTTGTTTAATCTATCTACTGTTTTTCAAATTTGTATTTTACAGGTTGAGTTCAGGTCTGTGGTAAGCACCAGTAAGGATTTGCAGTTTTCTGTTGAGGTCAGTGAAAGCTGTACTTCCTTGCTAATAAATGGAATTCTTCTGGATTGATCTGAATTTTCAACTGTGTTTGCGCCTTGTAATATTGTGAAAATGCTTTGTTTTTTGTGGTATTGACATGtatttttttcttgaaactagcTTCACTAATACTCTTTGTTCCCTTATTTCCTTTACCTTCTCTGATTGTAGTTTGTGAATTTGTTTTGACTTTTCAGAAAGCATCTCATTTTTCCAGTTTATTTTATTTAGGTTTTATTCACTGGGGAGAAGATTGGTGTTGGAATGGGCAAGACAAGGAGGGATGCTCAGCAGCAAGCTGCTGAGCTTGCTCTTCATAATTTAGCAGGTGCGTTCATTCTTGGTTGTTTGTCTTGCTGTACttgttattataattatttgtttcAAGACTGGAAGCATGCACCTTGGTTTCAATATGATTGGTCAGAAATGAATGATAAGGAATATAGTCCTTGGGCTATAATTGTATTCGTCTTTTTTAACTTTCTCAAAGGTCCCATGAGTTCTATTTAGTTTCATGAAAGGAGTTTAAACCTTTTAGTGCTTTTTGGAACCTTCTAGGGCCATGGATATGCATATTTTCATGCATCATACTTGGTGAAAAATATGATTGTGTTATAATACGGGTGTATTAGTAGATTATGCAGGTTTTTTTGTTTCCAGTTTGTGTTTTTCTTAACTATGACATCAAGTGAAGGTGCAGGAAGTACCTAACTAATTATATACATGGCATCTCAGAAAAATATGTAGCATATATAGCGCCTCGTTCGGGAGCTGTGGATAGAGATTTCAATAATCTCTCTCTTGGAACTGAAAATGGATTTCTATGGGACGTGAATCCTGCATCAAATGAAGCAATAAAAGAAGGTTTTCCTAAAGATAATACTTCTGAGGTGGGCATTCCTGATGATGCTTTCATTACTTGATTTGATTTCTTTGTTTATAGAAAGGTGATGCTTGGATAAACAGTATCTGGGCAAAACTTTTCCAGATATAGGTAGTGGTTATACGGAGAGAAACCACTCCTCTTTGAATTGCACCAAGATGTAAGAGCTAAAACTCTTCAAGGAGAGTGGGCCAGCTTATTGTCTGCTACTGTTGCCTTAATTGGCTCACTTAATCCTTTTAAGAGGTAAGGGCTTGGTGTCAGTCTTTAGTTTGCCCATTATCCAAGTATTCCCAGTACATTTCTTTCAGATATTTATTCCCTCTTGTAGATGTAATATCATGGACGTAATTTCCTTGAATGTGAATCCTCTGCTAATATCCCATGATTACTGAGTTTGATTTATATACTTGGAGATGTTTACAAGCAATCATGTTCTCAagtaaaatgagttgatttatgTACTTGGAGACTTGAAATCAGGTTTTAGAATGgcttattaataattatttttgttttcgtGAATGATCGGAAAAGATTGCAATCAGTGATTTCAGCTGGTATAGATTGACCGACTTGTTTGTTTGATGACTAAATATCAGGCTGCTGAAGAACCTGGGAGTAATTCATCCAGTATAGCAAATCAACCAGTTGAAAAACGTGCGAATTCACCAAGGTATATATGTTTTCCTTTTGTATCTACTCTTGTATTTGTAGGATGTATTTATGCCCTTAGCCTTGAAAATTATGGAAAGTAGGGTTCACTGACCAAGTGCTGACTGAGTTCTATCTATTTAAGTGGCATATTTAAGTACATTCAAGTAGATATGTCAATTGGGTGAGTGGGATTAGTTTTGGCTTTGGTCAAttcgtgttttaaaattttttagtcaCTTCGGTTCAGATCAATTTCATGTTGGGGTCGTTCCAAGTTCAGGTTATTTTGGGTTTGAGTCATTCAGGTTTGAAGCTAAGGTTTTTCGAGTCAGATTATTTTCTGTTTGGGTtgtttcaattttcaaatttgaattgtTTTAGGTTCGGGTTGAACAGGTTTGGGTTGTTGGCTTCTTATGGTTACATTGGGTAGAGTTGGGTCGGTTGACCAGGTTGGATTTATGAGTTCGAATCAGAATTAACATGTCTACGTTCAAGGCTCATGTGCCTTCCCATGTCATTCTTACTCAGAACCTCATCTTTTCCAGTGTTTTTGTTCCATATCTTAGGGTTTGCATGGCTTTTACATCAGAGAGATGTTTTTACTTATTTGCACTTTTATCTACGATTAGGAGTTAGGACTGCTATTGCAAATCTTCATCAGACAGTGACTGGGTTTCATTGTGGAAACTTCCCTCGTTTCTCGTCTATCCATCACCAACGTGGACTCACTTTTTGAATGGAATAGTAGTTAGCATCAAAGgatgggaaatttttttttgagcTTTGAGGCTTTAAGAAACTAATGTTTTGCTTCTTAACGTTAGTTATCTCTATTTGCAGATTGTCTGAATCTATGCCGAGCAAACGGTCAAAGGAAGGAGTTCTGCGTCGATTAGGAAGTAGTCTATCATCCTCACGGCAACCGAAAAATGAGCATACCATTTCATGACAAGCCATGAGAAGGTTTTGAGATGACATGAATTTTGCGTAGCAGATACCAACCTTTTTTGCAGAATTAGAATTTATAACTAATTCTGAGGTAAATAGATCTCTTCTGGAAATATGGAGgcaatctttaaatttttttgtgatCCTTTTTAACCTAACATTTCCTGCAATGTGTATGATCGAAGGCAGAGCTTTATTCTCAGATCACAATTTCAATGACCGATACGAATTTTTCGGCCCAAATCCTATCTCTTCTCTTCGGGTAATTTACATTCTAGATCACTGATAATCCGACTTAAAATGTAAATTGTTTCCTCTTCTCTGCATCTCTTCTTGCTTGCATATG contains:
- the LOC107891542 gene encoding RNA polymerase II C-terminal domain phosphatase-like 2 isoform X1; amino-acid sequence: MSRLGFKSMVYHGDFFLGELNTIPITDSNFQFPNNEIRIHHISPTSERCIPLSILHTISSFPVRCKLESPFPVEQPHLIHLHASCFYEFKTAVVLVGDEEVHLVAMPSKQKKFPCFWCFSVSTGLYNSCLGMLNLRCLAIVFDLDETLIVANTMKSFEDRIEVLRGWIARESDPIRLSGMSAELRRYIDDRLLLKQYAESDCVVDNGKMFKVQMEEVPPLSDGHEKVVRPVIRLQDRNIVLTRINPEIRDTSVLVRLRPAWDELRSYLTAKGRKRFEVYVCTMAERDYALEMWRLLDPGAHLIGSKQLLDRVVCVKSGSRKSLLNVFRDGKCHPQMAMVIDDRSKVWEDKDQPRVHVVPPFAPYYAPQAETANAVPVLCVARNVACNARGLFFKEFDDNVLRKMSEVFYEDEVVNLPLAPDVSNYLMSEEASFASNGNNGAPICEGMNGAEVERRMNQSEEKHVLDSSTRPVTSNPELRSETSQPPVTDIVGPASSVAPLPSQKPSILGAPGLLSNPMMLGASVRRDNNGSEGDYDMKRRALGIKQSLDLRNQSSIQPPLLPKFPIQTSSSSVVPQGGWLVEEDINESHLNDRPSGTTQESDVIKSDKLRGYQNPFPHTAPGSVSTGLPSYASQVKIEEARTGLDTPKQNVLPTAHLSEIGGTQNHLPSITRELQSEGGKMNLLPSHLSIGVLHEIGRRCGSKVEFRSVVSTSKDLQFSVEVLFTGEKIGVGMGKTRRDAQQQAAELALHNLAEKYVAYIAPRSGAVDRDFNNLSLGTENGFLWDVNPASNEAIKEGFPKDNTSEAAEEPGSNSSSIANQPVEKRANSPRLSESMPSKRSKEGVLRRLGSSLSSSRQPKNEHTIS
- the LOC107891542 gene encoding RNA polymerase II C-terminal domain phosphatase-like 2 isoform X2, encoding MSRLGFKSMVYHGDFFLGELNTIPITDSNFQFPNNEIRIHHISPTSERCIPLSILHTISSFPVRCKLESPFPVEQPHLIHLHASCFYEFKTAVVLVGDEEVHLVAMPSKQKKFPCFWCFSVSTGLYNSCLGMLNLRCLAIVFDLDETLIVANTMKSFEDRIEVLRGWIARESDPIRLSGMSAELRRYIDDRLLLKQYAESDCVVDNGKMFKVQMEEVPPLSDGHEKVVRPVIRLQDRNIVLTRINPEIRDTSVLVRLRPAWDELRSYLTAKGRKRFEVYVCTMAERDYALEMWRLLDPGAHLIGSKQLLDRVVCVKSGSRKSLLNVFRDGKCHPQMAMVIDDRSKVWEDKDQPRVHVVPPFAPYYAPQAETANAVPVLCVARNVACNARGLFFKEFDDNVLRKMSEVFYEDEVVNLPLAPDVSNYLMSEEASFASNGNNGAPICEGMNGAEVERRMNQSEEKHVLDSSTRPVTSNPELRSETSQPPVTDIVGPASSVAPLPSQKPSILGAPGLLSNPMMLGASVRRDNNGSEGDYDMKRRALGIKQSLDLRNQSSIQPPLLPKFPIQTSSSSVVPQGGWLVEEDINESHLNDRPSGTTQESDVIKSDKLRGYQNPFPHTAPGSVSTGLPSYASQVKIEEARTGLDTPKQNVLPTAHLSEIGGTQNHLPSITRELQSEGGKMNLLPSHLSIGVLHEIGRRCGSKVEFRSVVSTSKDLQFSVEFILFRFYSLGRRLVLEWARQGGMLSSKLLSLLFII